The sequence below is a genomic window from Rhodothermales bacterium.
GGGGTTGAGCGGGTCGGTCAGCCAGACGAACTGGGTGCCGCTCTGGTTCTGGTGGTAGTGGATCTTGTAGGTGTACGTCTGCCCGGTCGTGAGTGGGATCGTGTAGCGGTACTCGTTCTCGGCCTCGGTGAAGTCCATCAGCGAGATCGCCGTCGGAAGAATCTGGCCGTTGTTGTTCGGCCCCCAGTCATTGAAGGAGCCGGGGGTGAAGGCGCGGACGACGGGCTCGATCTCGGGCGCCGTCAGGTCCGGCAGGAACCGGAACGTGATGTCGAGCTGGGGCTGCGCGAGCGCGGGCGATCCGCTGAACGCGAATGCGAGCGCTACGAGCGCGAGCCGAAACGGGGAATAGAGAGCGGTACGTCGGGGAATCATGGGACCTGCTGTTAGCAATAAAAAACCGTCCTCGCTGCGCCGACGGCGCGGGGCCTCGCCGGATGGGAGGGCACCGGGACGCCGTCGGCGCAGGGGACGGAACTGCCGGCGGGGCCGGCCTCGGCGAAGAGGCCGGCCCTCGGCAACACGCGGACGTGCTTAGTTCGTCACCGTCAGCTTCTGGCTGAGGACGGTGCCGCCCACCTGCAGGCGGGTGACGTAGACGCCGCTGGCGAGCGCGCTCGCGTCGAAGCTGACGCGGTACGTGTCCGCCGTCTGCACGCCGTCGACGAGCGTGGCGACGCGGCGGCCCATCAGGTCATAGACCGTGAGGCTGACGTGGCCCGCCTCAGCGACGGCGTACTCGAACGTGGTCCGCCCGACGAACGGGTTCGGGTAGTTCCCCCGAAGCTCGGCCGTGACCGGGACGACGCCCGTCGGCTCCACCGCCACCGGGTTGTTGTCCACATCGCCACCGCGACGGACGACCGTGTAGGTCGGCGGCGTCGCCGTGTTATCGATGAGGATGTACGGGTCGTACGCCATCGAGAAGTCCTGGTCGTTGATGACCGGGCCGTTGTCGTCGGTGAACGTGCCGTCGGCCCGGCGCTGGGCGCCGAAGGCTTTCTCGATCGTCTGCGTGCCTTCGGTGAGGACGTAGATGTGGTCCGCCCCGAAGCCGGCCTCGTTGTCGAACCCGTTGATGCCGAGCTTGCCGGCGAGGGTCTTCGAGGTCCCGGCCGCGAACTCGTAGGTGAGCGTGAAGATGGAGTCACCCGCGGTCACGTCGCCGTTCGTCCCGTCGTCGAAGAGCTGGCGCGTCGGGATCTGGCCGAGGTCGTCGGGTCCCCACGTCGCCCAGTCGTTCAGGCCGTCGGCGCTGCCGGCGAAGGGGCCGTTGATGAAGAGGCCGTCGATGCTCGTCGTCGGCTCGCCCGTCTGCGTGTCGGACGGGAGGAAGGTGCTGTCGGCGAGGTGGTAGTACGCCGGGCGGAGGTCGACCTCGAAGAGGACGGTCGCGGGCGCGGTGAGGATGTCGTCCGGCGTGGTCTCGCTGAAGAAGACGACGTCGAGGATCTTCTCGGGGAAGTCGTTGTCGTCGTCGTCGGAGTCCGTCTCGTCGCCGGTGATGTTGAACATCCGGTCGCCGCCCTGGGGGAGGGTCTCCCAGCCGTCGGGCGCGGCGTCTTCGGGCTCGCCGATGATGTACTTATACGCCTGCTCGCTCGGCACGATCAGCTCGGACTCGACGAGGCCGACGTAGATGTCGGGGTTGAAGATGTCCTGGACGAGCGTGTCGGCCGAGGTATTCCAGCCGTTGAAGCCGCCAGCGACCGTGACGACGTCCGTCTCCGGGTCGAACTGGCCCTGGAGGATCTTGACCGACATGTCGACCTGGAAGATGATCTCGTAGGTCTCGGTCTCCGACGAGCAGAGGTCGGTGAACGTCTGGTTGAAGACGACGGGGTCGAGGACCACGTCCCCGGTCGGGTCGACCGTCCGGTTCGGGTCGTTCTCCCAGCCGACGGGGTCGGTGCCCCAGAACTTGTACTGGAGCGCGCCGTCGTCGCCGAGGTCGGCTTCGTTGACGGTGAAGGTGCCGCCGTAGATGCCGTCGCCGTCGCCGTCGGCGAGGTTGTCGACGCCGGTGCTCCAGCCGTTGAGCTCGCCGGCGACGGAGATGACCTGGTCGGACATGGGGTCGAGCGCGCAGTTGTCGATCGCTGCGTTCATGTCGACCTGGAAGGTGATCTGGTACTCCTGCGCCCACACGGGGGCGGCGAAGAGCACGAGCGTCACCAACAGGCCGAGGCGTGTGGTAGCGGTTCGCATGGTGATACCATTTGATGTTGAGGAGTAAAGAACCGGCGCGGGGGGCGTCGGGGTCGTGCTAGAACGTCACTCCAAGCGTGAACATCTGAGGGGTCCCGAAGGGCTCGTAGTTCTGGAAGACGTAGTCGAAGTAGCCGGAGAGCCGGCGGTTGAGCGCGTACTGGAGGCCGAAGCCGGCCGTCCAGCCGCCGTCGTCGGCCGGGCCGAAGGCTTGCCGCCAGCCGCCGCGGACGAAGAGGAGCTCGCGCCAGGCGTACTCCGCGCCGACGTTCGCGCTCTGCGCGGCGTCGGCCGGGGCGTTCCCGTCGGCGGTGACGGTGAGCCGCTGCTCGGCGCTCTGGTAGGGGACGGCCGAGACGCCGACGCGGAAGATCAGCGGCATCGCCCAGTCGTCGACCTCGAGGTTGGCGCCGAGGCGGGGGTTGTTGCCGGCCTGGCCGGGGACGGGGTCGATGGGCTGGCGGAGGTCCGGCCCGGCGAGCTTCATGTCGGTCCCGAAGTTCGCCATCGTCATGCCGATGCGGATGCCCTGGAAGCCGGTGTCGTAGGTGATGCCGAGGTCGAGCGCGCCGCCGGCGGCCGACTCGTTCCAGATCTGCTGGCGGACGAGCTTGACGGTGCCGCCGAACGAGAACCGGTCGGTGAGGGCGCGGGCGTAGGTGACGCCGACGGCGAGGTCGAGCGCGTCCCACTGCTCGCCCGTCTCGCAGACGGGGTTGCTCGGGCCGCACAGCGAGATCGCCGTCACGGCTTCGTCGCCGTAGTCGAGCGCGGTGACGCTGACGCCGAAGTGACCGAGCCCGCCGGCGTCGAAGACGAGGGCGGCGTGCTGGAGGCGGGAGTCCGCGAACCACTGCGAGTTCGAGAACTCGGCGCCGTTCGTGGTCATCGCCGTGATGGCGGAGGGGTTCCAGTAGAGCGCGCTGGGGCCCTGGGCCAGGGCCACCTGCGCCCCGCCCATCGCCGTGGCGCGGGCGCCGACGCCGAGGCCGAGGAACGGGGCCGCCGTCGTGCCGACCTTGTCCTGCGCCTGCGCAGGGGGCACCACCGCGAGGGCGAGGAGGGCCGTAAGAAGGAGTGTCGTTCTCATAGTGTTAGTCCGTCCCAATGTCGGTCGTCGTTCGACGCTCGTCATTCGTCACTTGATAAGGGCGAGCTTGCCGGTCTTGGAGCCCACGTTCGGCGCTTCGACGTGGTAGAAGTAGACGCCGTAGGCGACGTCGAGATTTTCGCGCGAGCGGAGGTTCCAGCTCAGGCTCCCGTCCGCGATCCCGCTCTCGTGGCGGCCTTCCCACACGAGGGCGCCGCGCACGTTGTAGACGCGGACGGTGGCGTCGACGGGGAGGTTGATGAAGTCCACGCGGCGCTCGCCCCGCCCGCTCGTGATCGTCTGCGGGAGCGGGCGCTCCCACGACGCCGCGGCGACGTAGGGGTTGGGCACCACGCGGATCCGGTCGAGCCGGCTCTCGGCGGTCTCCTCGTCCACCGCCGAGGCAACGGTCGAGAAGGTGTACGTGTCGCGCGGGGAGAACGGCTTGCGCGTGGCGAGGAGGTACGTGTCGCCGGCGCCGGGGAACTCGCCCACGATCGTCGTCGAGCGAGGGCGGAAGAGGTACGTCGGCACGGGCTCCGTCGCCGGGTCGTCGTCGAGGTCCTCATAGAGGAAGAGGAACTCGTAGGCGTCGAACCGGCCGTTGCGGCGGGCCGCATTCGGCTCGACGAAGACGAACGGGGCGGGGCGGTCGAGCGTCGTGTTATAGACGGTGAAGTTCGTCTGCGTCGCGACGGCGGTCGGCGCCGCACTCCCGGTCCCGAGCTGGAACCCGCCGATCGACTGGCCGACGAGGTCGTCGGAGAAGCGGATTTCGTAGTCGTACGGGACCGCCGTGCCCTGGAACATCCACCGCTGTGGGCTCGGCTGATCGATGTTGATGACCTGCCGCGTGATGTCGAGCAGGCCCTCGGGGTCCTCGAACCCCGTCCGCATCGTGTCGATTTGCGTCCGGTCATTGTCGAAGAGGAAGCGGATGCCGTCGAAGACGGTCGAGAGCACGTCGCCCACGGGAGCCCGGGCGATGACCTCGCCGAGGTCGGTCGTCACGCGGAAGCTGTCGGCGACGGCGCCCGTGCCGGTGAAGGCGAGGGTATAGCTCCGGTTCTCCGGCACGAGGCGGGGGTCGAGGATCTCGGCGGCGACCGCCCCCGTGGCGGCCCCGGCCGTCTGCGTCACCCCGTCCACGATCCGCGCGCCGACGAAGCCCGCGACGGGCGCGTTCGGGATGACCTCGACGACGTTCGGCCCGGTGACGACGCTGCCGTCTTGGAGCACGCTGATGGCGAAGTTGTTCTCGGCGGGGTAGAAGTCCGGCGAGCCGCTGTCGTAGGCCGTGATGGCGTAGTAGTAGCGCTGCCCGTTGTTGACGAGGGTGTCGGTGACGGAGAACTGCACGCCGGTGTCCTGCCCGAGCGGGAAGGGGACGCCGAGCACGCGCACGTCGGACGAGGTGTAGGTGCCGGTGACGCCGTTGTCGAGGTCGTACTGCCACGTCGGGACGAGGAGCGCCTCGTTTCCGTTGACGTCCGTGACGACGTCCGGGTCCTGGAAGAAGGGGTCCGTGCTCTTGAAGATCCGGTACCCCTCGAAGTCCATCCCGAGGACGGGGTCGACGGAGTCGAGGGACTTCGAGTCCCAGTAGAGCGTGACGCGGCCGTCGCCGGGCACGGCGCGGAGCGTGGGCCGGTCGGGCGGGCGGGCGAACTGGTAGTTCCGGTTG
It includes:
- a CDS encoding T9SS type A sorting domain-containing protein; translation: MRTATTRLGLLVTLVLFAAPVWAQEYQITFQVDMNAAIDNCALDPMSDQVISVAGELNGWSTGVDNLADGDGDGIYGGTFTVNEADLGDDGALQYKFWGTDPVGWENDPNRTVDPTGDVVLDPVVFNQTFTDLCSSETETYEIIFQVDMSVKILQGQFDPETDVVTVAGGFNGWNTSADTLVQDIFNPDIYVGLVESELIVPSEQAYKYIIGEPEDAAPDGWETLPQGGDRMFNITGDETDSDDDDNDFPEKILDVVFFSETTPDDILTAPATVLFEVDLRPAYYHLADSTFLPSDTQTGEPTTSIDGLFINGPFAGSADGLNDWATWGPDDLGQIPTRQLFDDGTNGDVTAGDSIFTLTYEFAAGTSKTLAGKLGINGFDNEAGFGADHIYVLTEGTQTIEKAFGAQRRADGTFTDDNGPVINDQDFSMAYDPYILIDNTATPPTYTVVRRGGDVDNNPVAVEPTGVVPVTAELRGNYPNPFVGRTTFEYAVAEAGHVSLTVYDLMGRRVATLVDGVQTADTYRVSFDASALASGVYVTRLQVGGTVLSQKLTVTN
- a CDS encoding PorV/PorQ family protein, whose product is MRTTLLLTALLALAVVPPAQAQDKVGTTAAPFLGLGVGARATAMGGAQVALAQGPSALYWNPSAITAMTTNGAEFSNSQWFADSRLQHAALVFDAGGLGHFGVSVTALDYGDEAVTAISLCGPSNPVCETGEQWDALDLAVGVTYARALTDRFSFGGTVKLVRQQIWNESAAGGALDLGITYDTGFQGIRIGMTMANFGTDMKLAGPDLRQPIDPVPGQAGNNPRLGANLEVDDWAMPLIFRVGVSAVPYQSAEQRLTVTADGNAPADAAQSANVGAEYAWRELLFVRGGWRQAFGPADDGGWTAGFGLQYALNRRLSGYFDYVFQNYEPFGTPQMFTLGVTF